The following proteins are co-located in the Spinactinospora alkalitolerans genome:
- a CDS encoding sensor histidine kinase, which translates to MAGPILIGAAETTIPRGWWIVLFAVLIVALPIAGVGERPAGLRYAAFAVAVVSSWAVVLTAPSMGLLPVLLVLTAAVSVYIVPLRVGFAVVGLNTAVLASVMVQRAGAVTEAVIVTGFYLLIQLATLLSSVTLIREQRMRRELTEAHIELQAATVLLSESARTAERLRISRDLHDLIGHQLTVLTLELEAARHREGERAREHVDRANRVARDLLADVRATVGELRAESSDLTEALRQVVRDLPGLEVSIDVDSHVRVGEEQTAALVRAVQEIVTNTIRHADARELRIEVSSDGSGAVLAAVDDGRGACEPVLGNGLRGLTERFEALGGDVAFDGGEGFRVTARVPAS; encoded by the coding sequence GTGGCCGGACCGATCCTGATCGGCGCAGCCGAGACCACGATCCCCCGCGGCTGGTGGATCGTACTGTTCGCGGTGCTCATCGTCGCCTTGCCGATCGCTGGCGTCGGCGAACGTCCGGCCGGGCTCAGATACGCGGCTTTCGCCGTGGCGGTCGTGTCGTCCTGGGCGGTGGTGTTGACCGCGCCGAGCATGGGGCTGTTGCCGGTCCTGCTGGTCCTCACAGCGGCGGTGAGCGTCTACATCGTGCCGTTGCGCGTGGGATTCGCCGTCGTCGGGCTCAACACGGCCGTCCTCGCGTCCGTCATGGTGCAGCGGGCGGGTGCGGTCACTGAGGCGGTGATCGTGACGGGCTTCTATCTGCTGATCCAGCTGGCGACATTGCTGAGCTCGGTCACGCTCATCCGTGAGCAGCGGATGCGCCGGGAGTTGACCGAGGCTCATATCGAACTGCAGGCGGCGACGGTTCTGTTGTCGGAGTCGGCGCGCACCGCCGAGCGACTGCGGATATCGCGCGATCTGCACGACCTCATCGGCCATCAGCTGACCGTCCTCACACTGGAGCTGGAGGCGGCGCGGCACCGTGAGGGCGAGCGGGCACGCGAGCACGTCGACCGGGCGAACCGAGTAGCGCGTGACCTGCTGGCGGATGTGCGGGCCACGGTGGGGGAGCTGCGGGCCGAGTCGTCGGACCTCACCGAGGCGCTGCGTCAGGTGGTGCGGGACCTGCCCGGCCTCGAGGTGTCGATCGACGTCGACTCCCATGTGCGGGTCGGTGAGGAGCAGACCGCTGCGCTCGTGCGGGCCGTGCAGGAGATCGTCACCAACACGATCCGGCACGCCGACGCCCGCGAGCTGCGGATCGAGGTCTCCTCCGACGGGTCCGGCGCCGTCCTGGCCGCGGTGGACGACGGACGCGGAGCATGCGAGCCGGTGCTCGGCAACGGCCTGCGCGGGCTCACCGAGCGGTTCGAAGCGCTCGGCGGCGACGTGGCATTCGACGGCGGCGAAGGGTTCCGGGTCACCGCCCGGGTGCCGGCATCGTGA
- a CDS encoding response regulator produces MTRVVVVDDQALVRQGIRGLLEVAEVEVVGVADDGQSALDVIAATAPDVILLDLRMPRYDGIWTLKQLRGRGIGIPVLVLTTFADDTLVLDALRAGARGYLLKDVTLEQLTRAVHTLAEGGTLIAPSITDRLLRAIRSGPSPVGADAPPVQDLTERELEVLRLVAEGYSNREISEALFLVEGTVKNHVSTILLKLGARDRTNAVLRALHEGILR; encoded by the coding sequence GTGACCCGGGTCGTGGTGGTCGACGACCAGGCCCTCGTACGCCAGGGAATCCGCGGCTTGCTGGAAGTCGCCGAGGTCGAGGTGGTGGGCGTGGCCGACGACGGACAGTCGGCGTTGGACGTCATCGCGGCGACCGCGCCGGACGTGATCCTGCTCGACCTCCGGATGCCCCGGTACGACGGAATCTGGACGCTCAAGCAGCTACGCGGACGCGGCATCGGGATCCCGGTGCTCGTGCTGACGACTTTTGCCGACGACACTCTCGTACTCGACGCCCTGCGCGCCGGGGCACGCGGCTACCTGCTCAAAGATGTGACGCTGGAGCAGTTGACCCGTGCGGTGCACACCCTGGCCGAGGGCGGGACGCTCATCGCCCCGTCGATCACCGACCGGCTGCTGCGGGCGATCCGCTCGGGTCCGTCACCGGTCGGCGCCGACGCCCCGCCGGTGCAGGACCTCACCGAACGCGAGCTAGAGGTACTGCGGCTGGTGGCCGAGGGCTACAGCAACCGCGAGATCTCCGAGGCGCTGTTCCTCGTCGAGGGCACGGTGAAGAACCACGTCTCGACCATCCTGCTCAAACTCGGTGCCCGGGATCGCACCAACGCCGTCCTACGGGCCCTCCACGAGGGGATCTTGCGATAG
- a CDS encoding DUF4180 domain-containing protein: protein MPDVVQERAGVQVLVCDPAGPRVTTVQDALDLIGAAFLGAEVVAVPASRLDERFFSLGTRFAGEVMQKFLNYRLRLAVVGDISRHLAASSALRALVHESNRADHVWFVPDLDALDARLRAVA from the coding sequence ATGCCTGACGTGGTGCAGGAGCGGGCCGGGGTCCAGGTGCTGGTGTGCGATCCGGCCGGGCCGCGGGTGACCACCGTGCAGGACGCGCTGGACCTGATCGGCGCGGCCTTCCTCGGCGCCGAGGTGGTGGCCGTGCCCGCGAGCCGACTGGACGAGCGCTTCTTCTCCCTGGGCACCCGCTTCGCCGGCGAGGTCATGCAGAAGTTCCTCAACTACCGGCTGCGCCTGGCCGTCGTCGGCGACATCTCCCGGCACCTGGCGGCCAGTTCGGCCCTGCGCGCCCTCGTCCACGAGTCGAACCGGGCCGACCACGTGTGGTTCGTCCCCGACCTCGACGCCCTCGACGCCCGGCTGCGCGCCGTCGCCTGA
- a CDS encoding helix-turn-helix domain-containing protein, giving the protein MSEEMYSVEQVADRLGLHVRTVRGYIRSGRLKAVRIGKQYRIARADLEALIGRPQPEPARPTGAAAVEVSSIVQIDGVDRTAADRLSTLVLAGANTARDSAPPLRIQTVHDEERNRMKIVILGGAAATAEVLQLLEAVLDGDNGLLAPEADDA; this is encoded by the coding sequence ATGAGCGAAGAAATGTACTCGGTTGAGCAGGTGGCCGACCGGCTCGGCCTGCATGTGCGTACCGTGCGCGGCTACATCCGCTCCGGCCGGCTGAAGGCGGTGCGGATCGGCAAGCAGTACCGGATCGCCCGCGCCGACCTCGAGGCGCTGATCGGGCGGCCGCAGCCGGAACCGGCCCGGCCCACCGGCGCCGCGGCGGTGGAGGTGTCGAGCATCGTGCAGATCGACGGCGTCGACCGGACCGCCGCCGACCGGCTGAGCACGCTCGTCCTCGCCGGGGCGAACACCGCCCGCGACTCCGCGCCGCCGCTGCGCATCCAGACCGTCCACGACGAGGAGCGGAACCGCATGAAGATCGTGATACTGGGCGGCGCCGCCGCCACCGCCGAGGTGCTGCAACTGCTCGAAGCCGTGCTCGACGGCGACAACGGCCTGCTCGCCCCGGAGGCCGACGATGCCTGA
- a CDS encoding DUF4360 domain-containing protein, producing the protein MFKAISAAAASLFAASALLAAPASAETIVIPPPPPGGITIDLVTINGSGCAPGTAAVSVAPDNTAFTVTYSEYLAQAGGNSSPIDSRKNCQLAVRVNVPQGYTYAIARADYRGYADLADGATGTQKASYYFQGMEQTIPVMHELNGPHANNWQFSDEAGLYVYAPCDAIRNFNINTELRVDAGDSDETSFMTMDSTDGSISTTYQFSWKQCDE; encoded by the coding sequence GTGTTCAAGGCAATTTCCGCTGCCGCCGCATCGCTCTTCGCGGCATCCGCCCTGCTCGCAGCACCCGCGAGCGCCGAAACCATCGTGATCCCCCCGCCCCCGCCCGGAGGGATCACCATCGACCTCGTCACCATAAACGGTTCGGGCTGCGCCCCCGGGACGGCCGCCGTGTCCGTCGCCCCCGACAACACGGCCTTCACCGTCACCTACAGCGAATACCTCGCCCAGGCCGGCGGAAACAGCAGTCCCATCGATTCACGGAAGAACTGCCAGCTCGCCGTGCGGGTCAACGTTCCGCAGGGATACACTTACGCCATCGCCCGGGCCGACTACCGCGGATACGCCGACCTGGCCGACGGCGCCACCGGAACACAGAAGGCGAGCTACTATTTCCAGGGAATGGAGCAGACCATTCCCGTCATGCACGAACTGAACGGTCCCCACGCCAACAACTGGCAGTTCAGTGACGAGGCCGGACTCTACGTCTACGCGCCCTGCGACGCGATCCGCAACTTCAACATCAACACCGAACTGCGGGTGGACGCGGGCGATTCGGACGAGACCAGCTTCATGACGATGGACTCGACGGACGGCAGCATCTCGACCACCTACCAGTTCTCCTGGAAGCAGTGCGACGAGTGA
- a CDS encoding class I SAM-dependent methyltransferase, whose translation MDGHGSRWAEMTGGGQGARYAARFAELADSGADVHGEARFCAGLLRPGSRVLDAGCGTGRVAIRLAELGHACAGVDLDPSMLAEARRRAPAMTWLEADLTDVASLGLEPGFDMVVAAGNVIPLLAPDTEAAVVGELASMLGPGGLLVAGFGLDARNLPLASAPTTLADYDAWCAAAGLALVRRHATWDGDDYDGGGYAVSVHRLTGAAGTG comes from the coding sequence GTGGACGGACACGGGAGCCGGTGGGCCGAGATGACGGGAGGCGGCCAGGGCGCGCGCTACGCCGCCCGGTTCGCCGAACTCGCCGACTCCGGCGCCGACGTGCACGGTGAGGCCCGGTTCTGCGCCGGCCTGCTGCGCCCCGGTTCCCGGGTCCTGGACGCCGGGTGCGGGACCGGCCGGGTCGCGATCCGGCTCGCCGAACTCGGGCACGCGTGCGCGGGCGTGGACCTCGACCCCTCCATGCTGGCCGAGGCGCGCCGCCGCGCGCCCGCGATGACCTGGCTGGAGGCCGACCTGACCGACGTGGCGTCGCTGGGTCTGGAGCCGGGCTTCGACATGGTCGTGGCCGCAGGCAACGTCATCCCGCTGCTCGCCCCCGACACCGAGGCCGCGGTCGTGGGCGAACTGGCCTCGATGCTCGGACCGGGCGGCCTCCTGGTCGCCGGATTCGGCCTCGACGCCCGAAACCTTCCCCTGGCCTCGGCCCCGACCACGCTGGCCGACTACGACGCCTGGTGCGCCGCCGCCGGGCTCGCCCTGGTGCGGCGCCACGCCACGTGGGACGGCGATGACTACGACGGCGGCGGCTACGCCGTCAGCGTGCACCGCCTGACCGGCGCCGCCGGCACCGGCTGA
- a CDS encoding maleylpyruvate isomerase family mycothiol-dependent enzyme, with protein MTLVDHDRHCAEIVAQTDLLRSHIEGADLADPVPSCPGWSLGQLLRHLGGGHRWTETIVRTRAAQPPADDHFRDLSGYTDEDPAVLGPWLAEGAAQLADTLRSAGPDAQMWTAVPGRTAAFWARRFAHETVVHRADAALALGAEFTVAEEVALDALDEWMELGSLPQMLEFHPEKRELLGPGRTLHFHATDTAPEAAAEWLVDLTGDAIAWRRAHEKAAVTVRGPLTDLLLVVYGRRPARSRDIEILGDAELLDFWLERVGFG; from the coding sequence ATGACACTCGTGGACCACGACCGCCACTGCGCCGAAATCGTCGCGCAGACCGACCTGCTGAGGTCCCACATCGAGGGCGCGGACCTTGCGGACCCCGTCCCCTCCTGTCCCGGCTGGAGCCTCGGCCAACTGCTGCGCCATCTCGGCGGCGGCCACCGCTGGACCGAGACGATCGTGCGGACCCGGGCGGCACAGCCTCCCGCCGACGACCACTTCCGCGACCTGTCCGGCTACACCGACGAGGACCCCGCCGTGCTCGGCCCCTGGCTCGCCGAGGGCGCCGCGCAGCTGGCCGACACGCTGCGCTCCGCCGGGCCCGACGCGCAGATGTGGACCGCGGTTCCGGGGAGGACCGCGGCGTTCTGGGCCCGCCGCTTCGCGCACGAGACGGTCGTTCACCGGGCCGACGCGGCCTTGGCGCTCGGCGCGGAGTTCACCGTCGCCGAGGAGGTCGCCCTCGACGCCCTCGACGAGTGGATGGAGCTCGGCTCGCTGCCGCAGATGCTGGAGTTCCATCCGGAAAAGCGCGAGCTGCTCGGTCCCGGCCGCACCCTGCACTTCCACGCCACCGACACCGCGCCGGAGGCGGCAGCGGAGTGGCTGGTCGACCTCACCGGCGACGCCATCGCCTGGCGCCGAGCGCATGAGAAGGCCGCCGTGACCGTGCGCGGCCCGCTGACCGATCTGCTGCTGGTCGTCTACGGACGGCGGCCCGCCCGCAGCAGGGACATCGAGATCCTCGGCGATGCGGAGCTGCTCGACTTCTGGCTGGAGCGGGTCGGGTTCGGGTGA
- a CDS encoding aldo/keto reductase yields MDEAFMVPAAHRRVWDFSREGVLRSVEDSLTRMGTDRIDVLLLHDAEDRFGTAPR; encoded by the coding sequence ATGGACGAGGCCTTCATGGTGCCCGCGGCACACCGCCGGGTGTGGGACTTCTCGCGCGAAGGCGTCCTGCGCAGCGTCGAGGACTCGCTCACCCGCATGGGCACCGACCGTATCGACGTGCTGCTCCTCCACGACGCCGAGGACCGTTTCGGCACTGCGCCGCGCTGA